A single region of the Sus scrofa isolate TJ Tabasco breed Duroc chromosome 17, Sscrofa11.1, whole genome shotgun sequence genome encodes:
- the TMEM230 gene encoding transmembrane protein 230 isoform X2 yields the protein MATLTFREKLTAKASRLWDSSFFPDVMRSNLLKFKKSPPKIPYKAIALATVLFLIGAFLIIIGSLLLAGYISKGGADRAVPVLIIGILVFLPGFYHLRIAYYASKGYRGYSYDDIPDFDD from the exons ATGGCTACATTGACCTTCAG GGAGAAACTAACTGCTAAAGCCAGCAGATTGTGggactcttccttctttcctgatgTCATGAGATCCAATTTATTAAAG TTTAAGAAAAGCCCTCCTAAGATCCCATATAAGGCCATTGCGCTTGCTACAGTGCTGTTTTTGATTGGCGCCTTTCTCATTATCATAGGCTCCCTCCTGCTGGCAGGCTATATCAGCAAAGGG ggggcagaccgGGCTGTTCCTGTCCTGATCATTGGCATCCTGGTGTTCCTGCCAGGATTCTACCACCTGCGCATTGCCTACTATGCATCCAAAGGCTACCGGGGTTACTCTTATGATGACATTCCAGACTTTGATGACTGA
- the TMEM230 gene encoding transmembrane protein 230 isoform X1, with the protein MMPSRTNLTTGIPSSKVKYSRLSSTDDGYIDLQFKKSPPKIPYKAIALATVLFLIGAFLIIIGSLLLAGYISKGGADRAVPVLIIGILVFLPGFYHLRIAYYASKGYRGYSYDDIPDFDD; encoded by the exons ATGATGCCGTCTCGTACCAACCTGACTACTGGAATCCCCAGTAGTAAAGTGAAATACTCAAGGCTCTCCAGTACAGACGATGGCTACATTGACCTTCAG TTTAAGAAAAGCCCTCCTAAGATCCCATATAAGGCCATTGCGCTTGCTACAGTGCTGTTTTTGATTGGCGCCTTTCTCATTATCATAGGCTCCCTCCTGCTGGCAGGCTATATCAGCAAAGGG ggggcagaccgGGCTGTTCCTGTCCTGATCATTGGCATCCTGGTGTTCCTGCCAGGATTCTACCACCTGCGCATTGCCTACTATGCATCCAAAGGCTACCGGGGTTACTCTTATGATGACATTCCAGACTTTGATGACTGA
- the PCNA gene encoding proliferating cell nuclear antigen — MFEARLVQGSILKKVLEALKDLINEACWDISSSGVNLQSMDSSHVSLVQLTLRSEGFDTYRCDRNLAMGVNLTSMSKILKCAGNEDIITLRAEDNADTLALVFEAPNQEKVSDYEMKLMDLDVEQLGIPEQEYSCVVKMPSGEFARICRDLSHIGDAVVISCAKDGVKFSASGELGNGNIKLSQTSNVDKEEEAVTIEMNEPVQLTFALRYLNFFTKATPLSPTVTLSMSADVPLVVEYKIADMGHLKYYLAPKIEDEEGS, encoded by the exons ATGTTCGAGGCGCGCCTGGTCCAGGGCTCTATCCTGAAGAAGGTGCTGGAAGCGCTTAAAGACCTCATCAACGAGGCCTGCTGGGACATCAGCTCCAGCGGCGTGAACCTGCAGAGCATGGACTCGTCTCATGTCTCTTTGGTGCAGCTCACCCTGCGCTCCGAGGGCTTCGACACGTACCGCTGCGACCGCAATTTGGCCATGGGCGTGAACCTCACCAG CATGTCCAAAATACTAAAATGTGCTGGCAATGAAGACATCATTACGCTAAGGGCAGAAGATAATGCAGACACCTTGGCACTAGTGTTTGAAGCTCCAA ATCAGGAAAAGGTTTCAGACTATGAAATGAAGTTAATGGATTTAGATGTTGAGCAACTTGGAATTCCA GAACAAGAGTACAGCTGTGTAGTAAAGATGCCTTCTGGTGAATTTGCACGTATATGCCGAGATCTCAGTCACATTGGAGATGCTGTTGTAATTTCCTGTGCAAAAGATGGAGTGAAATTTTCTGCAAGTGGAGAACTCGGAAATGGAAATATTAAGTTGTCACAAACGAGTAATGTTGATAAAGAGGAGGAAGCA GTTACCATAGAGATGAATGAACCAGTTCAGCTAACTTTTGCACTGAGGTAcctgaacttctttacaaaagcCACTCCACTCTCTCCTACAGTCACACTCAGTATGTCTGCAGATGTACCCCTTG ttGTAGAGTATAAAATTGCTGATATGGGACATTTAAAGTACTATTTGGCTCCCAAGATCGAAGATGAAGAAGGGTCTTAG